One stretch of Planococcus sp. PAMC 21323 DNA includes these proteins:
- a CDS encoding 4-hydroxy-3-methylbut-2-enyl diphosphate reductase: MKVMKISPRGYCYGVVDAMVIAKNAAMDESLPRPIYILGMIVHNKHVTDAFEQDGIITLDGPNRLEILEKVETGTVIFTAHGVSPQVRELARRKGLVSIDATCPDVTVTHDLIREKTADGYQIVYIGKSGHPEPEGAIGVAPDMVHLVESVEDVNQLELDSEKIIVTNQTTMSQWDVVAMMERLKEKFPHSEVHKEICLATQVRQEAVAQQAGDTDLLLVIGDPMSNNSNRLAQVSQDIAGTPAYRISDLSELKLEWLEGVETVGITAGASTPTPIVKEVMKFLDLYDPADSSTHELTRSVPLNKILPKIKHPKPSDRIEPYPVGE; encoded by the coding sequence ATGAAAGTTATGAAAATATCGCCAAGAGGATATTGCTACGGAGTAGTCGATGCGATGGTTATCGCAAAAAATGCTGCGATGGACGAAAGTTTGCCACGCCCCATTTATATATTAGGAATGATTGTCCACAATAAACACGTAACGGACGCGTTCGAGCAAGATGGCATTATTACATTAGATGGACCAAACCGTCTTGAAATTTTGGAAAAAGTTGAAACGGGTACGGTTATCTTTACAGCACATGGTGTTTCTCCACAAGTGCGCGAGTTGGCAAGACGGAAAGGCTTAGTATCAATTGATGCAACATGTCCTGATGTTACTGTAACGCATGACTTGATTCGTGAGAAAACAGCAGATGGCTACCAGATCGTTTACATTGGGAAAAGCGGACACCCAGAACCTGAAGGCGCAATTGGTGTAGCACCTGATATGGTTCATTTAGTAGAAAGTGTTGAAGACGTTAACCAATTAGAACTCGATTCCGAAAAAATCATTGTGACAAACCAAACAACTATGAGCCAATGGGACGTTGTAGCGATGATGGAACGCTTAAAAGAAAAATTCCCACACTCTGAAGTTCATAAAGAAATTTGCTTGGCAACGCAAGTGCGCCAAGAAGCCGTGGCACAACAAGCTGGCGACACGGATTTATTGTTAGTTATTGGAGATCCAATGAGCAATAACTCAAACCGTTTAGCACAAGTATCTCAAGATATCGCCGGAACTCCTGCTTATCGTATTTCTGATTTGTCTGAGTTGAAATTAGAATGGCTAGAAGGCGTTGAAACTGTTGGTATTACTGCAGGTGCATCTACACCAACACCTATCGTCAAAGAAGTGATGAAATTCTTGGATCTATACGATCCAGCAGACTCAAGCACTCACGAGTTAACCCGTTCTGTACCACTCAATAAAATTTTACCGAAAATCAAGCATCCGAAACCATCGGATCGCATTGAGCCTTATCCAGTAGGTGAATAA
- a CDS encoding Nif3-like dinuclear metal center hexameric protein, with product MKIPNGHQIIEEFEKWSPKYLAMENDPIGLHVGTLNKKIERVLVTLDVNEEVVDEAIAKGAGLIIAHHPPIFRPLKNLQTDLPQGRLVEKLIKSDIAVYAAHTNLDVAVGGVNDLLAEALGLQNTKVLVPTYEAELVKIAVFVPESHEEVVREALAKAGAGAIGDYESCSYTLSGTGRFRPTKDADPYIGETGKMEVTAESKIEVVVRKNEKDRVIKAMISAHPYEEVAYDVLALENKETAMGLGRVGTLETPMTLDEFAQWAKQQLDVPSLRVVGAADAVVKKVAVLGGDGNKYIQQAKRSGADVYVTGDLYFHVAQDAQDIGLNVIDPGHHVEKVMIKGVVDHMSKQQPTWQCEFLPSETNTEPFRFM from the coding sequence GTGAAAATTCCTAATGGACACCAAATCATTGAGGAATTCGAAAAGTGGTCACCAAAATATTTAGCGATGGAAAATGATCCAATCGGCTTGCATGTAGGTACATTAAACAAGAAAATTGAACGTGTTTTAGTTACCTTAGATGTTAATGAAGAAGTCGTTGACGAAGCAATTGCTAAAGGCGCAGGGTTGATTATCGCTCATCATCCCCCAATTTTCCGTCCATTAAAAAACTTGCAAACTGATTTACCACAAGGCCGGTTAGTAGAAAAGCTCATTAAGTCGGATATCGCGGTATATGCAGCACATACCAATTTAGATGTGGCTGTAGGTGGTGTCAATGATTTGTTGGCTGAAGCACTTGGTTTGCAAAATACTAAAGTATTGGTTCCGACTTATGAAGCGGAATTAGTAAAAATTGCGGTATTTGTTCCAGAATCTCATGAAGAAGTAGTTCGAGAAGCCTTAGCTAAAGCAGGAGCCGGGGCAATCGGGGATTATGAATCTTGTAGCTACACCTTATCTGGTACAGGTCGTTTCCGGCCGACAAAAGATGCAGATCCTTATATTGGAGAAACCGGTAAAATGGAAGTGACTGCAGAATCAAAAATAGAAGTAGTTGTACGCAAAAACGAAAAAGATCGTGTGATTAAAGCGATGATTTCTGCACATCCGTATGAAGAAGTGGCTTACGATGTCCTTGCATTAGAAAACAAGGAAACGGCAATGGGCTTGGGGCGTGTAGGTACGCTTGAAACACCAATGACCTTAGACGAGTTTGCACAGTGGGCAAAACAACAATTAGACGTTCCTTCGCTTCGTGTTGTAGGCGCTGCTGATGCAGTGGTCAAAAAAGTAGCTGTACTCGGTGGCGATGGCAATAAATACATTCAACAAGCAAAGCGTTCAGGTGCAGATGTATACGTAACAGGCGATTTGTATTTCCATGTAGCGCAAGACGCTCAAGACATTGGATTAAACGTTATCGATCCCGGTCACCATGTTGAAAAAGTGATGATCAAAGGTGTTGTGGACCATATGTCTAAACAGCAACCCACGTGGCAATGCGAATTTTTACCATCTGAGACGAATACAGAACCTTTCCGGTTTATGTGA
- a CDS encoding deoxyribonuclease IV yields the protein MLLGSHVSMSGKKMLLAASEEAASYGASTFMIYTGAPQNTRRKPIEDLNIDAGLAHMAANNLTNIVVHAPYIINLGNTQKPETFQHGVEFLQKEIERTAALGAKQIVLHPGAHVGAGADAGIAKIIEGLNEVLTQDYPVNIALETMAGKGTECGRSFEEIAAIINGVTHNERLSVCFDTCHTHDAGYNIKEDFNGVLEQFDRIVGIDRLQVLHINDSKNVRGAAKDRHENIGFGEIGFDALNGIVHHPDLMHVPKILETPYVGADAKNKKPPYAFEIEMFKAGVFSPGVIEELKASL from the coding sequence ATGTTATTAGGATCTCACGTATCAATGAGCGGCAAAAAGATGCTGCTTGCAGCAAGCGAAGAAGCCGCTTCTTACGGAGCGTCGACTTTCATGATCTACACTGGCGCACCTCAAAACACGCGTCGCAAACCAATTGAAGACTTAAATATCGATGCTGGGCTTGCTCACATGGCAGCCAATAATCTAACAAATATTGTGGTCCATGCACCGTATATTATCAATTTAGGAAATACGCAAAAACCGGAAACCTTTCAACACGGTGTTGAATTTCTACAAAAAGAAATTGAACGTACTGCTGCACTCGGAGCAAAACAAATTGTCTTGCATCCTGGTGCTCATGTAGGAGCCGGAGCAGATGCGGGAATTGCTAAAATTATCGAAGGCTTGAATGAGGTATTGACGCAAGATTATCCGGTTAATATTGCACTTGAGACGATGGCTGGAAAAGGTACAGAATGTGGACGCAGTTTTGAGGAAATTGCCGCAATTATTAACGGTGTAACTCATAATGAGCGTTTGTCTGTATGCTTTGACACGTGCCACACACATGATGCTGGATACAACATCAAGGAAGATTTTAACGGGGTACTTGAACAGTTTGATCGTATTGTTGGGATTGATCGTCTACAAGTATTGCACATCAATGACAGTAAAAATGTTCGCGGAGCGGCTAAAGACCGGCACGAAAACATTGGCTTTGGTGAAATTGGCTTTGATGCATTAAACGGCATTGTCCATCATCCTGATTTAATGCATGTACCAAAAATTCTAGAAACGCCTTATGTAGGTGCAGATGCTAAAAATAAAAAACCGCCATATGCATTCGAAATTGAAATGTTCAAAGCGGGTGTCTTTTCACCAGGAGTTATCGAAGAATTAAAAGCTTCTTTATAA
- a CDS encoding DUF4181 domain-containing protein, whose product MYEIEPTFWLHFLLLLIILFVLMALFNAILRRWLGVEKPKAFSHNHVNNQHKKIDWSIRIFFMTLIVLGFFINVSRPLGESYLLLEPWFLLFGLVFITEIVRAIMEKKYAKNPNAYIYTIGQLVFILVLLILLFTTDFFGMF is encoded by the coding sequence ATGTATGAAATTGAACCAACCTTCTGGTTACATTTTTTGCTCTTACTAATCATTTTATTCGTGTTAATGGCTTTATTTAATGCTATCTTGCGAAGGTGGTTAGGAGTCGAAAAACCAAAAGCGTTCTCACATAATCATGTAAATAACCAACACAAGAAAATCGACTGGAGTATCAGAATTTTCTTTATGACTTTAATAGTATTAGGGTTTTTCATTAATGTATCCAGACCTCTAGGTGAATCTTACTTACTTTTGGAGCCGTGGTTTTTATTGTTTGGACTTGTATTCATAACTGAAATAGTAAGAGCAATCATGGAAAAGAAATATGCCAAAAACCCCAATGCCTATATTTATACGATTGGCCAATTAGTTTTTATACTTGTGCTTCTCATTTTATTATTTACGACTGATTTTTTCGGTATGTTCTAA
- a CDS encoding DUF3953 domain-containing protein: MHKIKVFFGIITIFLVLFKLISPDFEPFTGFIFAWMGLFFLLLGGEEFQKKNKFLGIVYGSGGIFLVLLVLMQ; the protein is encoded by the coding sequence TTGCATAAAATTAAAGTTTTTTTTGGCATAATTACAATTTTTTTGGTGCTTTTCAAACTTATTTCCCCTGATTTCGAACCTTTTACTGGTTTTATTTTTGCATGGATGGGATTGTTTTTCCTACTTTTAGGTGGAGAGGAATTTCAAAAGAAAAACAAATTTTTAGGCATCGTTTACGGGTCTGGAGGCATATTTTTAGTTTTACTAGTCCTAATGCAGTAG
- a CDS encoding GNAT family N-acetyltransferase, whose translation MEISLILLQEVDAEALFKFESENRWFFEKMVPSRGDDYYSFETFIRRHQELLKEQKKGLSDFYLITNDSGEIVGRINLVDKKDNIGDIGFRIGATYVGKGIGNQALNLLLKTDLSVKQIRGKTTTVNHASQKVLEKNGFKQVRVDEEEFEMNGEIMNFVHYLWGKEKTRL comes from the coding sequence ATGGAGATATCTTTAATTTTATTACAAGAAGTCGATGCAGAAGCGTTATTTAAGTTTGAGTCTGAAAATCGATGGTTTTTTGAAAAAATGGTTCCAAGTCGAGGAGACGATTACTATTCTTTCGAAACATTTATAAGAAGACATCAAGAATTGCTGAAGGAACAAAAGAAGGGTCTTTCTGATTTTTACCTGATTACCAACGATTCTGGAGAAATTGTAGGAAGAATCAACTTGGTTGATAAAAAAGATAACATAGGAGACATAGGATTTAGAATAGGAGCAACATACGTGGGAAAGGGAATCGGAAATCAGGCATTAAATCTACTATTGAAAACTGATTTAAGTGTGAAACAAATACGTGGGAAAACGACGACTGTTAACCATGCATCGCAAAAGGTGTTAGAAAAAAATGGGTTTAAGCAAGTTCGAGTAGATGAAGAAGAATTCGAAATGAACGGGGAAATAATGAATTTTGTACATTATTTGTGGGGAAAGGAAAAAACTCGTTTGTAA
- a CDS encoding DEAD/DEAH box helicase, which translates to MTKFNEYPFKPFLLEAVEKLGFTEPTQIQKEMMPHILKGTSAIGQSHTGTGKTHSFIIPIVERIDVSKQEVQAVISAPTRELGTQIFNELQKLVVGSGIEVKSFIGGTDKQRSINKLKTQPHIVVGTPGRLRDLVKENALLVHTGKILVIDEADLAFDLGFIEEIDQVAGKMKDDLEMYVFSATIPEKLKPFLKKYMESPVHVKIGDKRPTADGLDFYLVPVRSKKKMERLQDVMKVINPYLAIIFVNTRTNADYVADQLAKEGIRVGRVHGDLAPRERVKMMRQIRDLEYQYIVATDLAARGIDIQGISHVINYELPEDLEFFIHRVGRTARAGMKGLAITLFKPEEDDAIVRIEKMGIPFQQKDIVKGEFVDLKERHSRTTRVKKTDAADAKAKTMVHKPKKVRPMYKKKMKWKMDEIKKMERRKNRKK; encoded by the coding sequence ATGACAAAATTCAACGAATACCCATTCAAGCCGTTTCTATTAGAAGCGGTAGAAAAACTTGGTTTTACAGAGCCGACACAGATTCAAAAGGAAATGATGCCCCATATATTGAAAGGCACAAGTGCAATTGGACAATCCCACACAGGGACTGGAAAAACGCATAGTTTCATTATTCCAATTGTAGAACGTATTGACGTCAGCAAACAGGAAGTGCAGGCGGTAATTTCAGCACCGACACGTGAACTTGGAACGCAGATCTTCAACGAGTTGCAAAAATTAGTTGTTGGATCGGGCATTGAAGTAAAATCGTTTATCGGTGGTACAGACAAGCAACGTTCGATTAACAAATTAAAAACACAACCACATATCGTAGTTGGTACTCCGGGTCGTTTGAGAGACTTAGTGAAAGAAAACGCGTTATTGGTACACACAGGTAAAATTCTTGTAATTGATGAAGCAGATTTGGCTTTCGATCTTGGTTTTATCGAAGAAATTGACCAAGTTGCTGGGAAAATGAAAGACGATCTAGAAATGTATGTCTTTTCAGCGACAATTCCTGAAAAGTTAAAACCTTTCTTGAAAAAATACATGGAATCACCAGTTCATGTGAAAATTGGCGATAAACGTCCAACTGCAGATGGCTTAGACTTTTATCTTGTGCCAGTTCGTAGCAAGAAAAAAATGGAGCGCTTGCAGGATGTGATGAAAGTAATCAATCCGTATTTAGCCATCATTTTTGTTAACACACGTACAAATGCAGATTATGTGGCAGACCAATTAGCAAAAGAAGGCATTCGTGTCGGTCGTGTACACGGCGATTTAGCACCTCGTGAGCGCGTTAAAATGATGCGTCAAATTCGTGACTTGGAATATCAATATATTGTGGCTACAGATCTCGCTGCTCGTGGTATTGACATTCAAGGCATAAGCCATGTCATCAACTACGAATTGCCAGAAGACCTGGAATTCTTTATTCACCGCGTAGGCCGTACAGCTCGTGCAGGAATGAAAGGATTAGCGATAACGTTATTCAAGCCAGAAGAAGATGATGCGATTGTTCGTATTGAAAAAATGGGCATTCCATTCCAGCAAAAAGATATTGTCAAAGGCGAATTTGTCGACTTGAAAGAACGTCACAGCCGTACAACACGCGTTAAAAAAACGGATGCAGCTGATGCAAAAGCGAAAACAATGGTTCACAAACCGAAAAAAGTAAGACCGATGTACAAGAAGAAGATGAAGTGGAAAATGGACGAAATCAAAAAAATGGAACGTCGTAAAAATCGTAAAAAATAA